From one Drosophila subpulchrella strain 33 F10 #4 breed RU33 chromosome 3L, RU_Dsub_v1.1 Primary Assembly, whole genome shotgun sequence genomic stretch:
- the LOC119553686 gene encoding uncharacterized protein LOC119553686, protein MDFVTAISTVGNTHAVAKAFAYAFLKAVNSDPQNWINKVSHQFVGQCFRVLGLNFTISVQAFSQTQDHPYRDDNPNYIFDPVPHVMEELDKFLGILPYMLAQVGEYFVSKGYIGEGFDEATQPISCYLRLVMKWIKVVNAMCANMQLSGSTAVDRFLCEPLARMSFSILCGLTKLLPKYEDFSDLKEICLLLAEDVRYGIFYQDTCSEVVPPMLKIFQKHYKVFCGPKKTALDFVYCILTVVMSESDSYIDAYVFLEAMIKQFAESTDPNSSHYLRYLTNELIDVKYVVLQFGTFKENNSKPLLLATLKYLMTLQSNLASVECFSQRFHEVLLQLVLRMQVSSVVVASLSAELYIKLSQRQHEDRDIAQHILETYIKNPDNPRKKETYSQFRAELTRYLKTLIQHFPGLKEFEFYASVLTARNVRIELSLIAAQSVSILFETHMAEYSTVPEARDQVNEFLRCWPHFIKAQSNQNGTRPVLYSIYSMINFEIVAERDAELLLNLESFFLDNYLNDDTLSESEVYGLYTNISRSVDATGNIQIHSTAARALRDEQSELQGRLNTTTKEGPEMQELLNDYAKSIRRLHGLLMANKLHVRYVVDIYETLAKFVLEMPTQNDNITLYGSESLAAILVLLHDDLRDFDDEMGLRISLLVQQLQDFCVSEMLNANVGLKRAKFMVCSILILHISQLPYSNLDCAAYDKILEILTSPPQELGSESVKLADTYVTGMYYVFRELIKTEQIVFPSNKIWKVLLQYQMCANKMKYLNSEIEQVIGVLMESRIESYVHCIPVIQLHLYNDAKVKKKASVALTAHLKLIDKNSSALDSWLMRLIIFQDSLDLLVKNMRIRRLEATSTRRRNRLLPLQHILILVDNLRLQEAHFMSIAKLVYTLKEEAVGPQEKPEIESFITRISAFKYQAEDEQLEITNNEDYEGKLKALPPGPLNFWQHNALNVSRAPSN, encoded by the exons ATGGATTTTGTCACGGCCATTTCGACCGTGGGCAATACGCAT GCGGTAGCCAAGGCATTCGCCTATGCTTTTCTGAAAGCCGTGAACTCTGATCCTCAAAACTGGATCAACAAGGTGTCCCACCAATTTGTGGGCCAGTGCTTTCGGGTCCTCGGCCTGAATTTCACCATCAGCGTCCAGGCCTTCAGCCAAACGCAGGATCATCCGTATCGGGATGATAATCCCAACTACATCTTCGATCCGGTGCCACATGTGATGGAGGAACTGGATAAGTTTCTGGGTATTTTACCGTACATGTTGGCCCAAGTTGGCGAGTATTTCGTCTCAAAGGGATACATCGGGGAAGGGTTCGACGAGGCGACACAGCCGATATCCTGCTATCTGCGCCTCGTGATGAAGTGGATCAAGGTGGTCAACGCCATGTGCGCCAACATGCAGCTAAGCGGCAGCACCGCCGTGGATCGGTTCCTATGCGAACCGCTGGCCAGAATGT CATTCAGCATTCTGTGCGGACTGACCAAATTGCTGCCCAAATATGAAGACTTTTCGGACCTCAAGGAGATCTGCCTATTGCTCGCTGAAGACGTTCGCTATGGCATATT CTACCAGGATACCTGCAGTGAGGTGGTTCCTCCCATGTTAAAGATTTTTCAAAAGCACTACAAAGTTTTCTGCGGCCCCAAAAAAACTGCCTTGGATTTCGTCTACTGTATCCTGACCGTTGTG ATGTCCGAGAGTGATAGCTATATCGATGCATACGTCTTTTTGGAGGCTATGATAAAGCAGTTCGCCGAGAGTACGGATCCAAATTCAAGTCATTATCTGCGTTATCTTACCAATGAGCTGATTGACGTGAAGTATGTGGTGCTTCAATTTGGAACCTTCAAGGAGAACAATTCCAAACCCTTGCTGTTAGCCACCCTGAAGTATTTGATGACTCTTCAAAG CAATCTAGCCAGCGTAGAATGCTTTTCACAGCGTTTCCACGAAGTCCTGCTTCAACTAGTCCTGCGAATGCAAGTGTCTTCAGTAGTGGTTGCCTCACTATCAGCCGAGCTCTACATTAAACTGTCTCAGCGCCAACACGAAGATCGCGACATAGCACAGCACATCCTGGAAACCTACATCAAGAACCCCGATAATCCCCGAAAAAAAGAGACCTATTCGCAGTTTCGAGCTGAACTAACGCGCTATCTAAAGACACTTATTCAACATTTTCCCGGGCTGAAGGAGTTCGAGTTTTACGCTTCTGTGCTCACTGCTCGAAATGTTCGGATCGAGCTGAGTCTCATTGCTGCCCAATCCGTAAGCATTCTCTTTGAAACTCATATGGCGGAGTACTCCACGGTGCCGGAGGCTCGTGACCAGGTCAATGAATTCCTACGCTGTTGGCCCCATTTCATAAAAGCCCAATCAAATCAAAATGGCACTCGACCTGTGCTCTACAGTATTTATAGTATGATCAATTTTGAGATCGTGGCGGAAAGAGATGCTGAG TTGTTGCTGAACTTGGAGTCCTTCTTTCTTGATAATTATCTAAACGACGATACTCTCAGTGAGTCTGAGGTTTATGGCCTCTACACAAATATCTCGCGCTCTGTTGATGCAACAGGAAACATTCAGATACACTCGACTGCAGCGAGGGCTTTAAGAGATGAGCAATCTGAACTGCAGGGCCGTTTGAACACCACCACCAAAGAGGGTCCTGAAATGCAGGAGCTACTGAACGATTATGCCAAAAGTATTCGTCGACTACATGGACTCCTAATGGCCAACAAGCTACACGTTCGTTATGTTGTGGACATTTACGAGACTCTGGCCAAATTTGTGCTGGAAATGCCGACCCAAAATGACAATATAA CTCTTTATGGCTCTGAAAGCCTGGCTGCCATTCTAGTCCTGTTGCACGATGATCTTAGGGATTTCGACGACGAGATGGGCCTCAGGATTTCCCTTTTGGTACAGCAGCTTCAAGACTTCTGCGTTTCTGAAATGTTAAACGCCAATGTGGGCTTAAAGCGAGCCAAGTTTATGGTTTGTTCTATTCTCATATTGCATATAAGCCAGCTGCCATACTCGAACCTAGACTGTGCTGCTTATGACAAAATTTTGGAAATCTTAACCTCACCACCCCAAGAATTGGGGTCTGAAAGCGTTAAGCTTGCGGATACCTATGTTACCGGTATGTACTACGTGTTCCGTGAACTAATCAAGACGGAGCAGATCGTATTTCCCAGCAATAAGATATGGAAGGTGTTGTTGCAATACCAAATG TGTGCAAACAAGATGAAGTACTTAAACTCCGAGATAGAGCAGGTTATTGGAGTCCTTATGGAGAGTCGTATTGAAAGCTATGTTCATTGCATTCCGGTAATTCAGTTGCACCTGTACAACGATGCCAAAGTAAAGAAGAAGGCTTCAGTGGCTCTAACTGCACACCTTAAGCTCATCGATAAGAACTCCTCCGCTTTGGACTCTTGGCTGATGCgcttaataatatttcaagaCTCGCTCGATCTTCTGGTCAAAAATATGCGCATTAGGCGTTTGGAGGCGACCAGTACACGTCGACGAAACCGTCTTCTGCCGCTGCAGCATATCTTAATTCTGGTGGACAATTTGCGACTGCAGGAAGCACACTTTATGAGCAT TGCCAAATTGGTGTATACTTTGAAGGAGGAGGCCGTTGGTCCCCAGGAGAAACCGGAAATCGAAAGCTTCATCACTCGCATAAGTGCCTT
- the LOC119555026 gene encoding mitochondrial uncoupling protein Bmcp, with amino-acid sequence MGEVKDWRPFVYGGVASITAEFGTFPIDTTKTRLQVQGQKIDQTFSQLRYRGMTDAFVKISREEGLRALYSGIWPAVLRQATYGTIKFGTYYTLKKLANERGLLTNEDGSERVWSNILCAAAAGAISSAIANPTDVLKVRMQVHGRGQHKGLFGCFGEIYKYEGVRGLWRGVGPTAQRAVVIASVELPVYDFCKLQLMNAFGDHVANHFISSFIASLGSAIASTPIDVIRTRLMNQRHVSITMNGVVTAAATPKLYSGSLDCAVQTIRNEGLPALYKGFIPTWVRMGPWNIIFFITYEQLKKY; translated from the exons ATGGGAGAAGTCAAGGATTGGCGGCCTTTCGTTTACGGCGGAGTTGCCTCAATTACGGCGGAATTTG GCACCTTTCCCATCGACACTACGAAGACGCGCCTCCAAGTCCAAGGTCAGAAAATCGACCAAACGTTCTCCCAGCTGCGATATCGCGGTATGACCGATGCCTTTGTGAAAATCTCCCGCGAGGAGGGTCTGAGGGCCCTGTATTCCGG cATTTGGCCAGCGGTGTTAAGGCAGGCGACATATGGCACCATTAAGTTCGGAACCTACTACACCCTGAAGAAGCTGGCCAACGAACGTGGATTGCTGACGAACGAGGACGGCAGCGAGCGGGTATGGAGCAACATTCTGTGCGCGGCGGCAGCAGGAGCCATCTCCTCGGCGATCGCCAATCCCACTGACGTTCTGAAGGTACGGATGCAGGTGCACGGAAGGGGGCAGCACAAGGGCCTGTTTGGCTGCTTCGGCGAGATATACAAATACGAAGGCGTTCGGGGACTCTGGCGGGGAGTGGGTCCGACTGCTCAGCGCGCCGTGGTTATCGCCTCCGTAGAGCTGCCTGTATACGACTTTTGCAAGCTGCAGTTGATGAACGCCTTCGGAGATCACGTTGCGAATCATTTCAT CTCGAGCTTTATTGCCAGCTTGGGCAGTGCCATTGCTTCAACCCCCATTGATGTTATCCGG ACCCGCCTGATGAACCAGCGACACGTGAGCATAACTATGAACGGTGTGGTCACGGCGGCAGCCACACCAAAGCTGTATAGCGGGAGCCTTGACTGCGCCGTGCAGACAATCAGGAACGAAGGCCTCCCCGCCCTGTACAAAGGATTCATTCCCACCTGGGTGAGGATGGGTCCATGGAATATCATCTTTTTTATCACCTACGAACAACTCAAGAAGTACTAG